AACCGCGTCTGCGTTTCTACCCCGGCATCAGCTATCGCCATCTGCTGGTATGGCGGGACGGCCCGGATGATGTCGCCACCACCCCACCTCATGACATCATCGGTCAGCCGATAGCCGAGCACTTGCCTGCGGGCGACGGCGAAGAGACGCTGCGGCGCTTGATCTACGATTCGTACGGGGTGCTGCGGGAGATGGAGATCAACCGGCGACTGCGCGATGAGGGCAAGCACCCGGCGAACATGATCTGGCCGTGGGGGCAGGGGCGCCCGCCGCGGCTGCCCAGCTTCGTAGTGCGGTGGGCGCTGCCGGGGTTCGCGGTGGCGGCGGTGGATCTGGTGCGCGGCATCGCCAAGGCGGCGGGACTGAGCGCGCCGGAGATCCTGGGGGCGACGGGCAACCTGGATACGGATTTCGCGGCCAAGGGGCGCGCCGCCGCCGAAGCCATCGGGCGCTACCGCTTCGTCCTGGTGCACGTCGAGGCCCCCGACGAGGCGAGCCACCACGGCGACCTGGAGAAGAAGGTGTGGGCGCTCGAGCAGTTCGACCGCTACGTCGTCGGCCCGGTCGTCGCCGCGCTTGAATCCCTCGGTCCATCGCGCGTGCTCATCGCCTCCGATCACCCGACGCCGATTCGCCTGCGCACCCACACCCGCGAGCCCGTGCCCTTCCTGCTCGCCGGGGAGGGCATCGCCCCCGACGCGGCGGACCGCTTCAGCGAGACGGCAGCCGCGGAGAGCGGGCTCTTCGTCGAGGAGGGCCATCGCCTGATCGAGCGCCTGCTGGGGTAGGCAATGCGGCGCCGCGAAGCGTAACAAGCCGATCGTGCGCCCTCACCCGGCTCACTAACGCTCGCCGACCTCTCCCTGGAAGGGAGAGGAGTCGGAGGGATGCACGCCCAACCCCTCCCCCTTCCAGGGGGAGGGCAGGGTGAGGGTGACAAGCCCGGATCGTGCGCCCTCACCCCCGACGAGTCGGGGCCTCTCCCCAAGAGCGAGGGGCGTCGCGGACGCGCACCACCCCTCCTCTTCTCGGAGAAAGCGGGGAGCGCGCCAGACGACCACACCACGGCGAACCAGGCGCACCGATGCTTCTCGATATTGTTGCCAGGACCGTTGAAACCTACCGCATGCTGGGGCATGGAGACCGCGTCCTGGTCGCGGTGTCGGGCGGCCCGGATTCGGTGGCGCTGCTCGACGTCCTCGTGCGCCTGCGCCCCGAGTACGACCTCGACCTCCACGTCGCGCACCTCGATCACAAGCTGCGCCCCGAGGCGGCCGAGGAGGCCGAGTTCGTAGGCGCGCTAGCCGGTGACTTGCGGCTCCCCGTAACCCTTGAGGCGGCGGAGGTGCGCGCGCTGGCGGCGAGCGAGAAGCTGTCGCTCGAGCACGCGGCCCGCAACGCCCGCCGCGAGTTCCTGCTGCGCACGGCGAAGGCGGTGGGCGCGGCGCGGGTCGCACTCGGGCACCACGCCGATGACCGCGTGGAGACGGTGCTGATGCGTATCCTGCGCGGCACCGGCATTGATGGCCTCGCGGGTATGCGCCCGGTCAGCATTCCGTTCATCCGCCCGCTGTTCGACGTCACCCGGGCGCAGATCATGGCCTATATCGAGGAGCGGGCCCTCCCCTATCGCGAGGATCCCTCAAATCGCGATCCCGCGTTCCTGCGCAATCGGGTGCGGCGGGAATTGCTGCCGCTGCTGGAGCAACTGCAGCCAGGCTGCAAGCGCGCGATCCTGCGGCTGTCGGAGCTGGCCGAGGAGCAGAGCCGGTGGCTCCAATCTCAGGCTCGCATGGCGTTCTCCCGGATGGTGGTGGAGGAAACTCCCGAATCTGTGACATTGAAGCTGGCATCGTTGTCGCGAGGGATGAGCGATGTCGTTTCCCGCAGGCGTTCTCCGGTCACTCCGAGCGCGGCGAAGAGTGTTGCCGGGGATGATGCTCATGCGCAAGATGACATGATGGCAGCCTTCGTCATTCCCCGGCGGGTAGTGCGCGAAGCCATTCGCCGGCTGCTGGGCGACATGATGGACATCGAGCAGGGGCACGTTGAGGCGGTGCTGCGATTGGCCCATCGCGGCAGGACCGGAGCCAGGGTCTATCTGCCACGCCGGATCGTGGCCGAGCGCGGGTATCGCACCCTCGTCTTGCGGGTCGGCGAGCCCGCCCGCGACGACCCGGTGGGCGAGTTCGCGCTCACCGTGCCGGGGGAGACCGACATCCCATCGCTCGGGATTGCGATCGCGGCGGAGTTGCTCGCGCGCGACCAAGCGCCGAACCCCACCGGGGAGCCGCCCAATGCGGCGCAGCTCGACTACGGAGCCATCGAGCAGCCGGTGATCCTGCGCACCTGGCGGCGGGGGGATCGGTTTCAACCCCTGGGCATGACCGGTTCGGTCAAGGTGCATGATCTCTTCGTCAACCACAAGGTGCCGCGCGCCGAGCGCGAGCGGGTGCCCATCATCACCGCGGGCGGCAACATCGCGTGGATCGTGGGGCTGCGCGTGGACGAGCGCTTCAAGGTCAGCGCCGCCACCGAAACCGTCTTGCGGCTGGAGGCGCGGCGGTTCCGCTAACGTATGGCCGAGCGCCACCTGCCCTGGTTTGTCTCAACGCTCTCACAGACAATACTTGATAACGTCCAGCGCTTCGTCGAGCCCCCGTTGGGTCAAGCGGTAACCACCCTCGCGACTCTTATCCACAAGCCTGTCCAGCCACAGACGTCGCAACCCGTCCTTGACAGACCTTGCGCTGTGTCGATCGGCTGACTTGAGGATACTCTCCATCGTCTCGGGCGAGGGATAGCAACTATGCAGCAGCACTAGTATCTCAGCCTTCGCGGCAAGGTCCTTCAGAACAAGCTTTCTGTCTCCGAAGCTTTCAACTAGTACGCCGACCGGGGCTTGCGCCTCGACCACCAGCCTGCCAGCCTCCGCTATGCCGACTGCAGCCGCAATGCGAATGAGCTCCGTAAGGATCCACTGGGCAGCATGTAGCAGGAAAGCAAGGTCATAGACATTAGCATCCACGTTGCCCTTGTGTGCGATGCTGCGGTGGTTGCGCAGGCTGTACATCGCCCGACCGACGCGAGATGCACAAATGCGTAGGCCGTCATCTAAGCCGCCTATAGAAGCCTCAGCATTTCTAAGATACTCGTCAACTTTCGGCTTTGGATCATATTGACGTTTCTCCAGATACTGCATGATCTGCACAAGCGTTTCCACGAACTTGCCGGGCGCGGAACGCTCGAGCGTTCCCGTAGCCGCATCCTGACGAATCTGCACGAACTCCTCCACAATGTCGGTTGCCAGGCAGGTAGGCAGTCTGCTACTGAGAGCGGCCACAAGACTGTCAGCGCTCACCCTGGTTCTCCAGCGCGGGCTCGCCCGTGAGCCTCTCCCGCACGGCAGTGATCCCAGCTTGACTAAGCCTGTACCTCTTACGCCCCTGCTTGGTGGTACCGCGCTTCCGCACCTGGATTACCAGGGCAGGCCTGCGCTCCATGAGGGATCCCAGGGCGTCCGTGATGTTCCTGACCCTGTGCCCGAGATTCTTCAGGGTCTTGTTGACAGATAGCGCGTCGAAACCATCCTGTTCTTGTTCTTGCTCCACCTGATGCCAGTACGCGGCCACGAGCGCCCTTTCCGCGTCTGTCTCTGGATTGACAGCGTGGTAGAGGTCTGCCATGTCGCGGACAGAACACGGCTCCTCGGCTGCACTACGGACAACGCTCTCGTTCTGAAGATCCACTCTGCACACCTCGGCCGCCCATCGCAATACGCGGGTGCGCGCGCCCTCATCCAGCTCTGACAGCGCCCCATGGACTGTCTTCATGGCAGCGAGTTCGGATTCCGCATTCATGCTATTTGCCCTCCCGAATAGTGGCGTCGTTTCTTTGTCCTTGCATGATGCTACCACGCGAGCCCCACTGTGTCAATAGGCCGCGACCGATATGCGGCAACCACGAAGGGTTGACGAGGCCGCGGGCAGCGCAAGCAGACCGCGCGCTAACGGGGGATGGGCTCTGAGCCATCCCGAAACGCCGGTTGGCAGGCGAGACCTGTCCGCCTCAGGTGGACACCTGCCCTACCGTGATTAACCTCGCGGTTCCCGCAGCCAGGCGGTGCCGGCCAGCGCCGCTGCCGCTGCCGCCGACGCGACCGCGAACACGACGTGATAGGAGGTGACGCCGATCGCCCACCCGCCGAGGATGGGAAACAGGACCGCGGGCGCGCCCAGGGTGTTGGTGAGCCCGACGTAGGACGCACGCTCCTCGTCGCCGACGCTCTCCAGCACGAAGTTGGTGTAGCCGATCCATACCCCATTGATGATCGCGCCGAGCAAGAAAAACGTGAAGGCGTAACCGTACGTAAAGGCGGCGGGGCCGTGCGCCGCCAGCAGCGGCGGCGCCAGCCATGCGAACAGCGGCACGATCAGGCTGCACAGGGCGCTGCCCTGAATCACCCGCTTGCTGCCCCAGCGGTCGGACAACAGCGCCCACCCCGCGCCGGAGGCGATACCGCCCGCCATCTGCGCGGAGATGAAGATGCCGGCCGTCGCCTCCGGCACCCCGAGCTCGACCCGGGCGTACACCGCATAGAACGGCACCGCGATCGCGCCGGTATCCGCCAGCCAGCGCACCGCCACCATGCGCGCCAACTGCGGCTTCGCTCGCAGCAGCGCCGGCGCCGCCCGCACCAACTCCCACAGGCCCCGGCGCGCCTCCCGCACCGGGCGCAGGGGCTCGCGCATCAGCGCCAGGAATCCCAGGGACGCCATCAGCAGCGCGAACTCGATGGCGAACAGCAGCGCGTAGTCGCGCGGGTAGGGCAGCCGCGGATGTCCCAGGATCTGCCGCACCGCTGCCCCCGCCCCCACCGCCAGCACCCCGCCGATCAACTGCATCGCGCCAAAGAAACGCCCCCGCATTCGCGGCGCGATGGTCTTGGCGCAGATGTCTTTCCACGGCACCCCGGTCATGCCGTCGCTGGCGAAGAACAGCAGTTGCGTCCCCAGGAAAACCGCCAGGATCAGGCCGCGGTGGAGGGGCGCCGTCAACAGCAGCACCGGCAAGAGGAGAAGCGGGAGCCGCCCCGCCGCGCACACTCTGAGGATGAACGGTTTCTTCCGGGGGCGATGCTCGACCAAGCTCGCGGTGGCCAACTGCGGCACATACCAGCCCGCCATTTGCATCGCCATCACCACCCCCACCAGCACCGTCGAGCCGGTCAACCGCTCCATGAACAGCGGCAGCACGATCGCCGGACTGACGAAGGCGACCCCGGTGATGAAGGCGCTGGCGTCGGCGACCATGACCGCGAAGTTCCACCGCGTATGCTCATGGGGCCGAGCCGGGGCGTCGGTGAGTTCAGGGGTGAGGTGTCCGGGTCCGCACGTGCCTGCCATGTCACCCGCCGACCTGGCACATGCTGGCGTGGGCGCTGGCGCCGGGCATGGAGCCTTCGCGCCCCGCCCGCTTGGCCAGCCAGCAGCGAGACAGCGCTGCAGCGACGGCCGCTGCGTCCACCCGTGGACGCAGCCACGGCCGGAGGTCAACACTGGGCGCGGCGAACAGGCACGAGCGCACCTCGCCCCGCGCCGTCAGCCGCAGCCGGTTGCAGCCGCCGCAGAACGGCTCGCTCATGGGCGCGATCAGGCCGACGGTCCCAGGCGCCCCATCAAGCCGCCAATAGCGCGCAGGGCCCGCCCCCGCGACCATGCCGTCAGCCGCCGTCGCGCCCAGGGAGGCCAGCGTGTCCGCCACCAGCGGGCCGCGGGCAGTGGTCGCTGCCGCCGCTAGCGGCATGTGCTCGATGAACCGCACGTGCACCGGCAGCCGCCGCGCCAGGGCGATGAACGGCTCCATCCAGCGCCGCAGCTCATCGTCATCGCGTTGGCCGAGCATGACCGCATTGACCTTGACGGGCAGCAAGCCTGCCGCCAGCGCCGCCTGCAGGCCCTCCAGGACCGCGCTCACATCCCCGCCGCGCGTGATGTCGGCGTACTCGGCGGGGTCGAGGCTGTCGAGGCTGATGTTGACGCGCCCCAGGCCCGCCCGCGCCAATGCGTGGGCGTGAGCGGCGAGCAGGATGCCATTGGTGGTCATGCTCAGGTCATCGAGCCCCGCGACCTCGCCCAGCAGGCGCACCAGGTCGGCGAGGCCGAGGCGCACCAGGGGCTCGCCTCCCGTGATACGCACGCTGGTGACGCCGAGGCCGACCGCGGCGCTCACCACCGCCGCGATTTCCTCGTAGCGCAGGATGTCCGCGTGCGGCAGCAGGGGGATGCCGCCGGGCGGCATGCAGTACCGGCAGCGCAGATTGCAGCGGTCGGTGACCGATACCCGCAGGTAGCGCAGCGTGCGCGCCCAGCGATCAGCGATAATCCTCGGCGACGACCTGCGCATGGACGCTTACACGCCCTCCATCGCCACTTCGTACATCGCAACCAGGTTCTCGAGCTTGACGCTGTTGTCCGATTCGGTGGTCGAGCCGATGAAGTAACCGGGGTAGGCGACGCGGATAGCCTCCCGGCAGACCTCCCGCACTTGCGCCGGTGAGGCGCGGTGCAGCAGCTGGCTCATGTCGATCGCGCCGGTGAGGAAGAGCTTGCGGCCGTAGCGGGCCTTGATCTCGGCCAGATTCATCCCGGCCACCACCTCGATGGGGTTGAGGCCGTCAATGCCCGATTCGATCAGGTCGTCCATCACCTCCATCAGGTAGCCGTCGGAATGGAACAGGCACTTGAAACCGTGCTCGTGCCAGGCGTCCTGGAGGCGCTCGAGGCGCGGGAAGAACTCGCGCCGCAGGTATGCCGGCGAATGCAGCAGCCGCCCCTTGCAGGCGATGTCGCCATAGGTAAGCACCAGCGGGGACAAGGTGAGGTCGGCGATGGCGTGGCAGACGGCGAGGTTGTACTGGGTGTACGCCTCCATGAACTCGGAAATCAGCCCCGGCTGGTCGCTCTCCAGGTAGGCGAACACCTCCATGCCCAGCCGGTGCCGCACCTCGTCGAGCCCCACACCCTGCACGGCCAGGAGATTGACGGTGTCCCCGATCCGTGCCTGGGCCTCGAGGAACCGGCGATGGTAGCGCTCCCGGTAGGCGCCGGGGTCGGCGCGAATGTCGTCGGTCTCGCCCCTGGTCTTGCTGATCCAGCGCTTGATGAACTCGGCGGCCCCGTTGTCGTCGTCGAAGGGGCGCTGAGTGATCCAGCTCGTCTTCTCGTGCGGGGCCTGGTGGATGACGAATCCCAGCTCATCGGTGAAATCCTTCTCTACCATCGGCCCGAAGCCCACGCTGCGCGTCATGTCGAGGAAGCGGTTGATCGCCTTGCCCACGATCCGCTCCAAGGACCGCTGCGTCTCCTCCGCAACCTCGCCGGCATCAGGTTCGGACCCGATCGCGCCGCCGCGCTCGCGCTGACTCGCCTGCGGGACGATGGGCGGCAGCTTCTCGCCGCTGAAGTGCTCGAAGGCGTCGTCGTTGAGCAGAATATCATAGATCGGAACGCGGTCGGTCTCCTGCAGCGCCATGGTGCGTTCCACGCGCTCGCGCTTTGTCATCACTGCCGCCATTATCTTGTGGCTCCTTTCGCCCCCCGATCCTTGACCTACGACGCTCAGTCGAAACAGCCGAGCTGGCAGCGCACGATGCGCACGCCGGCGCGGTTGGCGGCTTCGCCGACGACCTGGCGCGCCACGCCCGCGCGCCGGGCGAGGTCGAAGCACTCGGCGCAGGTGATGGTGGCGCCAGCGCGCTGTTGCATGATCGCCATGACATGGTCGGGCACGACGATGCTCGGATCCGGTTGCCCGCCACCGCGCGGCATCGCTAGCTCCTTTGGCCGGGCGCCGTCACGCGCCGAAATCTATCCGGCAGGGGTGGCTGCAGATGTTCATCCGCCGCCCGCGCAGGAAGCCGATGACCGTCAGCCCGCCGCGCACCGCCACCTCGATCCCCGCGTCGGTGGGCGCGGACATCGAGGCCAGAATCGGCACCCCCGCCCGCACCGCCTTGGCCGCGATGTCGCGGCTGACGCGGCCGGTGACGACCAGCGCCTTATCCTTGAGGTCAATCCCCGCCAGCAGGCAGTGCCCCACCGCCTTATCCGCGGCGTTGTGGCGCCCGACGTCCTCGCGCAGCACCACCAGTTCGCCGCTGACGGTGAACAGGCCTGCGCCGTGGGTGCCGCCGGTGCGCCGGTAGATGGTCTGCCCCGCCGTCATGGCGCGCGCCATGCCGCGCAGGCCCTCGGCGGCGACCACCGGCCCCTCGCCCTCGATCACCGGCAACTCGTCGTCGGCGTGGACTACCCCTCCGCAGCTCGCTTGCGCGCTGGCACGGTCCGCCAGGGCCAGCGACAGCTCAATCGGAACGACGATACGCACCGCCGGGCGACCGTCGTCGTCGCGGCGCAGGCTCACGGACAGTAGCTCGCCCCGGTGCTTGACGAGCCCCTGGGTGAGCGCGAACCCGGCCCCCAGCTCGTCCTCGTAGCCCGGCGAGGCCATGAGCGCCGCGATCTCGCGCCCGTTGAGGATCAGGCGTAGCCACCGCTCGACCGCCAGCGCATCTTGCGTCTCCGCAACGCCGTCGGCGGTGACCTTGCGCACCGGGCGCAGGGCGATGGCGTCGCCGGGCCCATTCTCCCCCGGCCCCCGGCCGGGAGCGGTGGCGGGACTCTCGTTGTCGGCTGCGGCCATAGGCGTGGCTGCCGGTGGAAACGCGATTTGCGCCCGCGGCCATGCGAGCGTAACCATTATAGCCGCGCGCGGGCGAAAGGGGTAGAGGGGCCGCGCGCTCACAACGCGCGGCGATTCTGCTATAATTGCATGCGGAGTCATGCCAGCGTAAGCGGCGGTTCCGAGAAGGACGCCGTCTTCGCATTGAGGGCGCGGGATGTTATCGGTCATCACCAAGTTCTTCGACATCACGCGGCGCGACCTGCGGCGCATGTGGCCGATGGCGCGGCGGATCACCGAGCTGGAGCCGCAGATGCAGCGGCTCGGCGACGGCGATCTACGCGCCAAGACCGACGAATTCCGCCGGCGCCTGGCGGACGGCGAGACGCCGGACGACGTGCTGATCGAGGCGTTTGCGGTGGTGCGCGAAGCGGCGGTGCGCACGCTGGGGATGCGTCACTTCGACGTCCAGCTCATCGGCGGCATGGTGCTGCACGAGGGCAAGATCGCCGAGATGAAGACGGGGGAGGGCAAGACCCTGGTGGCGACGCTGCCCATCTACCTCAACGCGCTCAGCGGAAAGGGCGTGCACCTCGCCACCCACAACGACTACCTGGCCAAGCGCGACCGTGAGTGGATGGGCCCGGTGTACGAGTTCCTGGGGCTGAGCGTGGGGCTCATCCAGCACGAGATGCCCGGCGACCTGCGCAAAGAAGCCTACCAGCGCGACGTCACCTACGGCACCAACACCGAGTTCGGTTTCGACTACCTGCGCGATAACATGCGCGACCAGATCGAGCAACTGGTTCAGCGCGGCCACCATTACGCCATCGTGGACGAGGTTGACAGCCTGCTGATTGACAACGCCCGCGTGCCGCTGATCCTGTCGGGCCCCGGGCAGCAGCCGACGGTCCTCTACAAGCGCGTTGACGGCATCGTGCGCCGCCTCGCGCGCGAGCAGGACTACATGGTGGACGAGAAGTCGAAGAGCGCCACCCTCACCGACCAGGGGATGGCGAAGGTGGAGGGGCTGCTCAATATCCGGAACTTGTCGGACCCCGAAAACCTCGAGCTCTTCCAGCACGTCAACGCCGCGCTGCGCGCCCACGCCTGCTACAAGGGGGACATTGACTATGTGGTGCGGGAGGGCCAGGTCATCCTGGTGGATGAGTTCACCGGACACCTGATGTTCGGCCGCCGCTACGCCGAGGGCCTGCACCAGGCGATCGAGGCCAAGGAAGGCGTGAAGATCGAGCGCGAGAGCCAGACGCTGGCCACCGTCAGCATCCAGAACTACTTCCGCATGTACGACAAGCTCGCGGGCATGACCGGCACCGCCAAGACCGAGGAGCAGGAGTTCGTCAAGATCTACGGCCTGCCGGTGGTGGTCATCCCCACCAACCAGCCGATGATCCGCGTTGACAACCACGACGTGGTGCACAAGACGGAGGAGGCCAAGCTCCGGGGCATCACGGGGGAGATCCTGCAGCTCCACAGCCGCCGCCAGCCGGTGTTGGTGGGCACGCGCTCGATCGAGGTGTCGGAGCGGCTGGGCGCGCGCCTGAGCCCCGAAAACCTGCAGTTGTTCGCGCGCCTGATGCTGCTCCACGACCGCCTGTTGGAGGCGCCCAAGCTGAACGAGGCGCAGAGCCGGGAGCTGCGCGGGTTCCTAAGCGAGCGGCTGCAGGGGGTGGAGCGCGAGCGCAAGCGACTCGAGGAGGCGATGACCCTGTTCGAGATCAACCCGGCGCGCCCGACGCCCCCGGAGGAGATGCGCCAGATCGAGCACCGCCTGAAGCGGGTCGCGCACGTCGAGAACGCGATCATCAGCGCCCTGGCCAAGCTCGAGGAGGAGCGGGACCTGGGCGGGGAGATGCGCCGCATCGCCGATCTCATCGCCTACGAGAAGCTGGACGAGGTACGGGTGGCGCGGCTGCCGGCGCTGTGCCAGGCGTTCGGGATCGCCCCCGATGTCTGCGAAGAAGACAACGTGCGCGCCCTGGCTGGCATCATCGGCCTCGACGGTCACACCTATGATCTGCGCGCGGTGCTCCAGCAGGGCATCCCGCACCAGGTGCTCAACGCCAAGCACCACGCATCCGAGGCGCAGATCATCGCCGAGGCTGGACGCTCCGGCACCGTCACCATCGCCACCAACATGGCCGGCCGCGGCGTGGACATTTTGCTCGGCGGCAACGCTGAGCACCTGGCGCGCGATTTGCTGCGGGAGCGCGGCTTCGACGACGACGGGGCGGAGGGTGGCGAAGAGAGCCCGATCCCCGATGATGCGCGCCGCGATGCTTCCGCGGAGGCCGCGCGCGTTTTTGCAGAGGACCGGCAGCGAGTGCTGGAGCTGGGGGGGCTGCACATCCTGGGCACCGAGCGCCACGAGAGCCGGCGCATTGACAACCAGTTGCGGGGGCGTTCCGGGCGCCAGGGTGATCCCGGTTCGTCGCGTTTCTACGTCTCGCTCGAAGACGAGCTGATGCGACTGTTCGCGCCCGAGCGCCTCGATTTTCTGCTCGGCGGCTGGGAGGAATGCCAACCCCTCGAATACGGCATCGTCAGCCGCACCATCGAGAACGCCCAGCACAAGGTGGAGCTCCATAACTTCTCCATGCGCCAGCACTTGCTGCAGTACGATGACGTCAAGAACCTCCAGCGCGAGGTCATCTATGGCCAACGGCGCAAGGTGCTGGAGGGCGCCGACCTGCGCGAGAGCATCCTCGCCTCTCTGGGCCGGGTGCTGGAGGCGCGCCTCCGCGAATACGCCAACCCGGAGGTCCATCCCGAGGAGTGGGAGCTGGATAAGCTTTACCAGGCGCTCTATGAGATCTTCCCCATTCACCTGTTCATGCGCCCCGAGGAGCTGCGCGACCTCCCTCCCGCCGACCTCCAGGAGCACCTCCAGGAACTGGCGGCCCAAGCGTACCGCAACCGCGAGCTGGAGCTCACGCCCGAGGTGATGCGGGAGCTGGAGCGCATGATCACGCAGCGCGTGATTGACGCCAAGTGGGTGGACCACCTGGACGCGATGGAGTTCCTGGAGGAGGGCATCGGGCTGCGCGGATACGCGGGGGTGGACCCGCTGGTCGCCTTTCGCAAGGAGGCCTACGACCAGTGGGAGCTGCTGCAGGCTTCGATGCAGGAAGAGATCGTCAAGCTCATGTTCCGCGTGCAGGTGGCGCGCGAGCAGCAGCGGCCGCAGCCATCACCGTTCGCGGAGGTCTATGCCAGCCACGGCGGCGACGACGAGCCGGAGCCGCAGCAGCCGGCGCGCCGCGACAGCAAGAAGGTCGGGCGCAATGACCCCTGCCCCTGCGGCAGCGGCAAGAAGTATAAGAAGTGCTGCCTCAACAGCTAGCGAAGCTAGGGATGCAGGTCGGCGAGATGACGCCGCCCGCACGAGGAGATGCGAACATGACCACGCAAGCAGTGGCTGAATCCGCCCGCGAGCTGCTGGAGCGCGTCGAGGAACTGCGAGACCGTCTTTGACTTGGCCCGGCGACGGGCCGAGCTAGCCCAGCTTGAGCAGCGCAGCGCCGCCCCCGACCTGTGGGGCGACCCGGAGCAGGCGCAGCAGTTGCTGGCGGACATCGCCCGACGCAAGCAGGAGATCGCGCCGTGGGACGACCTGGCGCGGCAGGC
The DNA window shown above is from Armatimonadota bacterium and carries:
- a CDS encoding SEC-C metal-binding domain-containing protein, translated to MLSVITKFFDITRRDLRRMWPMARRITELEPQMQRLGDGDLRAKTDEFRRRLADGETPDDVLIEAFAVVREAAVRTLGMRHFDVQLIGGMVLHEGKIAEMKTGEGKTLVATLPIYLNALSGKGVHLATHNDYLAKRDREWMGPVYEFLGLSVGLIQHEMPGDLRKEAYQRDVTYGTNTEFGFDYLRDNMRDQIEQLVQRGHHYAIVDEVDSLLIDNARVPLILSGPGQQPTVLYKRVDGIVRRLAREQDYMVDEKSKSATLTDQGMAKVEGLLNIRNLSDPENLELFQHVNAALRAHACYKGDIDYVVREGQVILVDEFTGHLMFGRRYAEGLHQAIEAKEGVKIERESQTLATVSIQNYFRMYDKLAGMTGTAKTEEQEFVKIYGLPVVVIPTNQPMIRVDNHDVVHKTEEAKLRGITGEILQLHSRRQPVLVGTRSIEVSERLGARLSPENLQLFARLMLLHDRLLEAPKLNEAQSRELRGFLSERLQGVERERKRLEEAMTLFEINPARPTPPEEMRQIEHRLKRVAHVENAIISALAKLEEERDLGGEMRRIADLIAYEKLDEVRVARLPALCQAFGIAPDVCEEDNVRALAGIIGLDGHTYDLRAVLQQGIPHQVLNAKHHASEAQIIAEAGRSGTVTIATNMAGRGVDILLGGNAEHLARDLLRERGFDDDGAEGGEESPIPDDARRDASAEAARVFAEDRQRVLELGGLHILGTERHESRRIDNQLRGRSGRQGDPGSSRFYVSLEDELMRLFAPERLDFLLGGWEECQPLEYGIVSRTIENAQHKVELHNFSMRQHLLQYDDVKNLQREVIYGQRRKVLEGADLRESILASLGRVLEARLREYANPEVHPEEWELDKLYQALYEIFPIHLFMRPEELRDLPPADLQEHLQELAAQAYRNRELELTPEVMRELERMITQRVIDAKWVDHLDAMEFLEEGIGLRGYAGVDPLVAFRKEAYDQWELLQASMQEEIVKLMFRVQVAREQQRPQPSPFAEVYASHGGDDEPEPQQPARRDSKKVGRNDPCPCGSGKKYKKCCLNS